From Brassica oleracea var. oleracea cultivar TO1000 chromosome C3, BOL, whole genome shotgun sequence, a single genomic window includes:
- the LOC106329959 gene encoding uncharacterized protein LOC106329959, whose product MALHLLLVLSSYMFLTQVVEGNLDSILQDFDCVDIYKQPAFQHPLLKHHKIQEIFNLDEILDRKNEYETNYQSCPKGTVPILKQINGTKSVHLDTVEYPGQHFATVETVLDGSIYRGAQANISLHSLNLQENQYSKSQIWLENGPRNELNSIQVGWAVHPRLYGDTRTRFTMYWTADGYKNSGCYNIQCPGFVIVTQIPWIGKAFSRTSIYGSNESVSFTPQVFQDGISGNWGLKILNEVIGYWPKELFTHLNKGASLIRFGGNTFMSPDGISPPMGNGYFPVIDFQKSSYFLHVKVKNSNYQLVDIEDGKTRRYSDSYQCYRLTYWGYFKSNGVSFSFGGPGGDCGT is encoded by the exons ATGGCTTTACATCTACTCCTCGTTCTATCTTCTTATATGTTTTTAACGCAAGTGGTTGAAGGAAACCTTGAT TCAATTTTACAGGATTTTGATTGTGTTGATATATACAAACAACCAGCTTTCCAACATCCATTGCTCAAACACCATAAGATTCAG GAAATTTTCAACCTGGATGAAATTCTTGATAGAAAAAATGAATATGAAACGAATTATCAAAGTTGTCCAAAAGGAACAGTGCCAATCTTAAAACAAATAAATGGAACTAAGAGCGTTCATCTTGACACAGTCGAGTATCCGGGCCAACAC TTTGCAACAGTCGAGACCGTTTTGGATGGGAGCATCTATCGAGGAGCACAAGCTAACATAAGTCTTCATAGCTTAAATCTGCAGGAAAACCAGTACAGTAAAAGTCAAATTTGGTTAGAGAATGGACCCCGTAATGAACTCAATAGCATTCAAGTTGGTTGGGCA GTACATCCAAGATTGTATGGTGACACTCGCACGAGATTTACAATGTATTGGACC GCGGATGGTTATAAAAACTCGGGATGCTATAACATACAATGTCCTGGCTTTGTTATTGTAACTCAAATTCCTTGGATTGGAAAAGCGTTTTCTAGAACCTCTATTTATGGTAGTAATGAATCAGTTTCTTTCACACCGCAAGTATTTCAG GATGGCATAAGTGGAAACTGGGGATTAAAAATACTCAACGAAGTAATTGGTTACTGGCCCAAAGAATTATTCACACATTTAAACAAAGGAGCATCTTTAATACGTTTTGGAGGAAACACATTTATGTCTCCGGATGGAATTAGTCCTCCAATGGGAAATGGGTATTTTCCGGTTATCGACTTTCAGAAAAGTTCATATTTTCTACATGTCAAAGTTAAGAACTCGAACTATCAATTAGTTGATATTGAAGACGGGAAAACAAGACGTTATTCAGATTCGTACCAGTGTTATAGATTAACGTATTGGGGTTATTTCAAGTCGAATGGAGTGTCCTTCTCCTTTGGAGGTCCAGGCGGAGACTGTGGTACTTGA
- the LOC106329958 gene encoding 3-hydroxy-3-methylglutaryl-coenzyme A reductase 1-like: MGMDMVTKGVHNVIEFLSDDSSDMDVIGISDNFFSDINKPAAVNCIEGHGSSLGRFKSYASNIVFDVFIATCQDLAQNMESSQIDGSH, encoded by the exons ATGGGGATGGACATGGTAACCAAAGGTGTGCATAATGTTATTGAGTTCCTCAGCGATGATTCCTCTGACATGGATGTGATCGGAATCTCTG ATAACTTCTTCTCCGACATTAACAAACCTGCTGCGGTGAACTGCATCGAGGGACATGGCA GCTCTCTAGGTCGATTCAAATCTTATGCCAGCAACATAGTGTTTGATGTGTTCATAGCTACTTGCCAAGATCTAGCCCAAAACATGGAGAGCTCTCAAATTGATGGAAGCCATTAA